In Sulfitobacter sp. OXR-159, one DNA window encodes the following:
- a CDS encoding IS1380-like element IS1247 family transposase — MDHPEGAGLQRADRVDFDPRVRLEFRGTQLSSDGGLLVMRELDDALGLSDLASAALRDTRSGKNTVHRLDGLFRQSVFGRLAGYEDVNDANRLACDPVMRQVVGGRAVDAQAASASQMGRFETETLALAGNRAALADLNGQWIDRFHDRNGLKYIVLDMDSSVSPTHGDQEGSAWNGHFDCSCYHPNFLFNQFGMLERCALRHGNVHSADGWRDVLDPVIARYAERDLGGRFFRADAAYAIPAIYERLEEARFFYAIRLPANAVLKDKIAHRLTRPVGRPSLTKVKRFFEEFEYQAASWDKERRVIAKIEWHPGELFPRVGFIVTNLPMEPDWVVRFYNQRGTAEQHIKEGKYAFRWTRLSCRKFRDNEVRLQLHALAYNLATFLRCIELPEAMADWSLTSLQLKLIKIGARVVRHARTITFQLAEVAVTGTMVRAILAAIRRLRAPPLCA, encoded by the coding sequence ATGGATCACCCAGAGGGTGCGGGCTTGCAACGGGCAGATCGGGTGGATTTCGACCCTCGCGTGCGGCTGGAATTTCGCGGCACGCAGCTCAGTTCCGACGGCGGCCTTCTGGTGATGCGCGAGCTTGATGACGCGCTCGGGTTGTCCGATTTGGCGTCAGCGGCGCTGCGCGATACTCGCTCTGGCAAGAACACGGTCCATCGGCTCGACGGCCTGTTCCGGCAATCAGTCTTTGGGCGGCTGGCCGGATACGAGGATGTCAACGACGCCAACCGTCTCGCCTGCGATCCGGTCATGCGCCAAGTTGTCGGCGGCAGAGCGGTCGATGCACAAGCGGCCTCGGCATCGCAGATGGGACGGTTCGAGACCGAGACGCTGGCTCTGGCCGGGAACCGTGCCGCGCTGGCCGACCTGAACGGGCAATGGATCGACCGGTTCCATGACCGTAACGGGCTGAAGTACATCGTTCTGGACATGGACAGCTCGGTCAGCCCGACCCATGGCGACCAGGAAGGGTCCGCCTGGAATGGCCATTTCGACTGTAGCTGCTATCACCCCAACTTTCTGTTCAACCAGTTCGGGATGCTGGAACGCTGCGCCCTGCGCCATGGCAACGTCCACAGCGCCGATGGCTGGCGTGATGTTCTCGACCCCGTCATTGCGCGCTACGCGGAGCGCGACCTTGGTGGCAGGTTCTTCCGGGCCGATGCTGCCTACGCGATCCCGGCGATCTATGAGCGATTGGAAGAAGCGCGGTTCTTCTACGCCATCCGGCTGCCCGCAAACGCGGTCCTCAAGGACAAGATCGCGCATCGGCTAACGCGCCCTGTCGGGCGGCCGTCACTGACCAAGGTCAAGCGGTTCTTCGAGGAATTCGAGTATCAGGCGGCGTCCTGGGACAAGGAACGCCGGGTGATCGCCAAGATCGAATGGCATCCGGGCGAACTGTTCCCGCGTGTCGGCTTCATCGTCACCAACCTGCCGATGGAGCCGGACTGGGTGGTGCGGTTCTACAACCAGCGCGGCACCGCCGAGCAGCACATCAAAGAGGGCAAATACGCCTTTCGCTGGACGCGGCTGTCGTGCCGGAAGTTCCGCGACAATGAGGTGCGGCTGCAACTGCACGCCCTGGCGTACAACCTGGCCACCTTCTTGCGCTGCATCGAGCTGCCCGAAGCCATGGCCGACTGGTCGTTGACCAGCCTGCAACTGAAGCTGATCAAGATCGGGGCACGTGTGGTCCGTCACGCCCGCACCATCACCTTCCAGCTGGCCGAGGTCGCTGTCACCGGCACGATGGTACGCGCCATCCTCGCCGCTATCCGCCGATTGCGAGCGCCACCGCTATGCGCATGA